CTCATTGTTCATTTACTACAGCTCTAAACGGTTCATTACCCTCTTTGTAATTTAGGATATGTACTATACCCGTTAAAAAACTATTGAAACATCCCAAGAAATCAGTTATATTTAAAGATGTTGTGAGTGAACAGGTTGTACTTTGTTGACAACGCTTTGTAAACGTGCTATTCTCATATAGGTAACTTAATAAATGTCTGAGACAAGTAGAAGCACCCGCTTCTCACCTGATTGACACTTTCTTAGTAGTTGACAGGTCCGCTCATTATTATTTAATATGAACGGGACGCGTGTGGGTGCAGTATGTACCGACACTTTTTTAATGCATAAAAACCGCAACGAAGGGTAATTGTCGAAGACAGACAACTTGAAACATTTTTTAATAAAACCTGGAGGTGGCTAACTATTAGCAAAGATATGATTGTCAATGAGAAGATTCGCGCTCGCGAAGTACGCCTCATTGATGCAAACGGTGACCAATTAGGTGTTAAATCTAAAAACGAAGCGTTGGATATCGCTGCAAATGCGAACCTTGATTTAGTAATGGTAGCTCCAAATGCGAAACCGCCAGTATGTCGTATTATGGACTATGGTAAGTATCGTTTCGAGCAACAGAAGAAAGACAAGGAAGCGCGTAAGAAGCAAAAAATCATTAACGTCAAGGAAGTGCGTCTAAGCCCAGGAATTGAAGAACATGACTTCAATACGAAGCTTCGCAATGCACGTAAGTTCCTTTCTAAAGGTGATAAAGTAAAAGCAACGGTTCGTTTCCGTGGTCGTGCGATTACTCACAAGGAACTTGGTCAAGAAGTTCTTGAGCGTCTTGCAGAAGAATGTAAAGACGTAAGCTCTGTAGAAAAGAAAGCGACTATGGAAGGTCGCAACATGTTTATGATGCTTGCTCCACTTGCTGAGAAGCAGTAAACATCACTCTGAACTTGCTTAAAGGAGGAACTCACTATGCCAAAAATGAAGACTCATAAAGGTATGCAAAAACGTTTCCGCCGTACTGCGAGCGGCAACTACAAACGTGCTCACGCGTACACTAGTCACTTATTCGCGAACAAGTCTCAAAAGCAAAAGCGTAAACTACGCAAGTCTGGTCTTGTAGCTAAAGGTGATCTTAAGCGCATGGAGCAACTACTTCCTAAGAAGTAATTTCCGTCATAATATATAAATAACAGGAGGGACTCACTATGCCACGTGTTAAAGGTGGAACAGTTACACGCCAACGTCGTCGTCGCGTCTTAAAACTTGCCAAAGGGTATTACGGTTCTAAGCACGCGCTATTTAAAACAGCTAAACAACAAGTAATGAAATCAGGTCAATATGCTTATCGTGACCGTCGTCAGAAGAAACGTGATTTCCGTAAATTATGGATTACACGTATCAACGCAGCGGCTCGTATCAACGATATCTCTTACAGCCGTCTAATGCACGGTCTTAAAGAAGCTGGTATCGAAGTTAACCGTAAGATGCTTGCTGACCTAGCGGTAACTGACGAAAAAGGTTTCGCTAGCCTAGTAGAACAAGCTAAAGCTGCACTTAAATAAGTGTACCTTGATTGAATAACCTTACTGCCCGCCTGCAGTAAGGTTATTTTATTATGGTTTGGGATATAGAGAAATCGTGCACGCCTTAGCCATCACAACGCTGTCTAAAGAGTTCGGTGAGTATCATAGAAAGGATGGTGGATCACGTGGAGTTTATTCTGATTTATATCGTGATGATTAACCTTATTGGAGTCGTACTGATGAGGGTGGATAAACAAAGAGCGAAGAGAAACCAATGGCGAATTCAAGAGAAGACGTTGTTTGGAGTGGCAGTCATGGGTGGTTCTGTTGGCATATGGACTGGCATGCGATTGTATCGGCATAAAACGAAGCATTCTTCATTTGTAATTGGCATCCCCCTCATTGCGATCTTGCAGATTGCGTTCGTACTCTACATACAAAACATGTCATAAGGGCTCGTCTCCTGTCATATAGATGGACTAAGTCATCTTATGAAAGGGGACGATGATGGAACATCTCAGCACCATTCTGCTTACAGCCATCGAAGGAAGTGGCTACTTTGCTCCCCTGCTTTTTATTGCACTACATTTAATGAGGCCTGTATTCTTTTTGCCAGTAGCATTTATTTGTGTAACAGGAGGGGTGTTATTCGGGGCGGTAGAGGGGTCCATTCTTTCAGTCATTGGAGTTACCCTATCAAGTTTAACCTTTTATCCGTTATCTGGTCTGATGCCAAAGACGGTTAATCGTCTTGTTTCGTTGAAGAAGAAGTTGTTAGGGAAGTACACACAGCTTTCAATTGGCCAAGTGGCCATCCTTCGATTAGTGCCCTTTATACATTTTCATTTGCTTTCTTTATGCATTATTGAAACATCGGCAACGTTTAAGGACTATGCAAAGAGTTCATTTATTTCAAGCTTGCCATTGGCGATTATCTATACGTCCATCGGTGGATGGTTGTCGTTACTGTCTCCGCCGGTCATGGTTGCGCTTCTCCTCTCCTTATTGCCCCTCTTTTATTTGCTCCGTAGAAAGGAAATCGTGATTCAATGGAATGAGTTCTTTCACACAGAATTAAAATAAGCAAGCGGATTCCGCTTGCTTATTTGTGTGGAGTGAACAACTTATTGATCGGGTATTTCCAGTCAATTTGAGCGTGAGGGTACCGAGATAGAATTTCCTTCTCGACAAAGTAGAGATCTTCTCGTTCAATGCCTTTAAGTCGGTTCGGCTCACGTGCCCATACTGAAATGGAGACCACATCGAATGAACGCTCAGTTGTGCCGAGGTATTTCTCTCCTTCGAACAAAACTCCTTTATACGTAATCAGGAAGTTCTTCTTCACATTCTCCACGTCATCCATGAAATGATACTGCTTCTTATCATGGGCAAGCTCAAGCTTTCGTTTAGGGTTAATAATGTATTTGTAGGCGGCATACAGAAGCAAGATAATGGCTATGAAGATGAACAATCTCATTAATAGAACAATCATAAGCTTCGTCTCCTTTTCCAAATAAATGGCTACCCTATCCTACGAATAGAGAGTATCAAACGTTTCAAAAAAAGTTGTATGTTATAATGCGTATTAATAATAGTTTAAAGGAGCGTTGATTGTTGAACTGGAACGAACTATATCAGATGCAGCAAGAGCTTGATACATATATTGAACAAAAGCACGAACTGACTCATAAAGATTTATTCCAAAAGAAGGTCATGGCGCTTCTTGTTGAGGTTGGAGAGCTTGCTAATGAGACAAGATGCTTCAAGTTCTGGAGCCAGAAAGCACCTAGTCCAGATGAGACCATTCTAGAAGAGTATGTGGATGGAATTCATTTTATTTTGTCTCTTGGATTAGAGAAAGGGTATACGTTCAATGGGGGTGTAAATGAGGAAGAACCGTATGGAGATTTGACGGATTCTTTCCATGAAGTTTACCGAGCCATCTTGTCATTTAAAGAGTTTGAAGGAGAGCGTGAATATGAAGTTCTCTTTAGGCGTTATCTACAGGTAGGTAATCGTTTAGGCTTCTCAGAGGATGCCCTTATTCAAGCCTATAAAGATAAGAACAAAGTCAACCATACAAGACAAGACCAAGACTATTAATAATGGGGTTGGCAACAATAAACGTTAAAGAATGAGAAGGAGGACCACATATGGCTACATGGGATGATACATTAACAATGCTGAAAGAGTTAACGGACGCGAAAGGGGTCCCTGGGAACGAAGGGGAAGCGCGTGAGGTGATGAAGCGTTACCTTTCACCTTATACAGATGAGGTGACGACAGACCAGCTAGGTAGCTTGATTGGTCGCAAAGTAGGGAGAGAAAATGGACCTAAAGTGATGATTGCCGGTCACTTAGACGAAGTCGGCTTTATGGTGACTCGTATTGATGACAATGGATTCCTATATTTTCAACCTCTTGGAGGATGGTGGAATCAGGTGATGCTTGCTCAACGTGTGACGATTATGACAACGAAGGGGGACCTCACTGGAGTAATTGGCTCAAAGCCCCCTCATGTCTTGTCACCTGAAGCGCGTAAGAAGCCGATCGAGATCAAGGACATGTTTATTGATATCGGGGCATCAAGTCGTGAAGAAGCTCAGGAATTTGGGGTAATGCCTGGTGACTCAATCGTCCCTTACTTTGAGTTCACACAGATGCCAAATGAGAAAATGTTGCTTGCGAAAGCGTGGGATAACCGAATTGGTTGTGCAGTGGCCATTGATGTGTTGAAAGAGCTTCAACAGGAAGAACACCCGAATGTCGTGTATGGAGTTGGGACTGTGCAAGAGGAAGTGCGTCTTCGTGGTGCGAAGACTTCCTCTCAGAAGATTGCGCCAGACATTGGCTTCGCAGTTGATGTGGGCATTGCAGGGGATACACCAGGGATTTCAAATAAAGATGCAGATAGTAAGCTTGGGGATGGTCCTCAAATTATTCTTTATGATGCATCCATGGTCTCTCATAAAGGACTTCGTGATTATGTAGTCCAAGTAGCTGAGAAGCATAACATCCCGTTCCAGTATGCTTCTTTAGCCGGTGGTGGAACAGATGGAGGCTCCATTCATTTGACGAATGATGGCGTTCCAACGTTAAGTATTACGATTCCAACACGATACATTCATACACATGCAGCGATGCTCCACCGGGATGATTATGATCATACAGTTAAACTGTTTGTTGAA
This genomic interval from Pontibacillus halophilus JSM 076056 = DSM 19796 contains the following:
- a CDS encoding M42 family metallopeptidase, encoding MATWDDTLTMLKELTDAKGVPGNEGEAREVMKRYLSPYTDEVTTDQLGSLIGRKVGRENGPKVMIAGHLDEVGFMVTRIDDNGFLYFQPLGGWWNQVMLAQRVTIMTTKGDLTGVIGSKPPHVLSPEARKKPIEIKDMFIDIGASSREEAQEFGVMPGDSIVPYFEFTQMPNEKMLLAKAWDNRIGCAVAIDVLKELQQEEHPNVVYGVGTVQEEVRLRGAKTSSQKIAPDIGFAVDVGIAGDTPGISNKDADSKLGDGPQIILYDASMVSHKGLRDYVVQVAEKHNIPFQYASLAGGGTDGGSIHLTNDGVPTLSITIPTRYIHTHAAMLHRDDYDHTVKLFVEIIKGLDEETVQTITYD
- a CDS encoding dUTP diphosphatase, with the translated sequence MNWNELYQMQQELDTYIEQKHELTHKDLFQKKVMALLVEVGELANETRCFKFWSQKAPSPDETILEEYVDGIHFILSLGLEKGYTFNGGVNEEEPYGDLTDSFHEVYRAILSFKEFEGEREYEVLFRRYLQVGNRLGFSEDALIQAYKDKNKVNHTRQDQDY
- the rpmI gene encoding 50S ribosomal protein L35; its protein translation is MPKMKTHKGMQKRFRRTASGNYKRAHAYTSHLFANKSQKQKRKLRKSGLVAKGDLKRMEQLLPKK
- the infC gene encoding translation initiation factor IF-3 — encoded protein: MIVNEKIRAREVRLIDANGDQLGVKSKNEALDIAANANLDLVMVAPNAKPPVCRIMDYGKYRFEQQKKDKEARKKQKIINVKEVRLSPGIEEHDFNTKLRNARKFLSKGDKVKATVRFRGRAITHKELGQEVLERLAEECKDVSSVEKKATMEGRNMFMMLAPLAEKQ
- a CDS encoding DUF1294 domain-containing protein; this translates as MEFILIYIVMINLIGVVLMRVDKQRAKRNQWRIQEKTLFGVAVMGGSVGIWTGMRLYRHKTKHSSFVIGIPLIAILQIAFVLYIQNMS
- a CDS encoding TVP38/TMEM64 family protein, giving the protein MEHLSTILLTAIEGSGYFAPLLFIALHLMRPVFFLPVAFICVTGGVLFGAVEGSILSVIGVTLSSLTFYPLSGLMPKTVNRLVSLKKKLLGKYTQLSIGQVAILRLVPFIHFHLLSLCIIETSATFKDYAKSSFISSLPLAIIYTSIGGWLSLLSPPVMVALLLSLLPLFYLLRRKEIVIQWNEFFHTELK
- the rplT gene encoding 50S ribosomal protein L20, which translates into the protein MPRVKGGTVTRQRRRRVLKLAKGYYGSKHALFKTAKQQVMKSGQYAYRDRRQKKRDFRKLWITRINAAARINDISYSRLMHGLKEAGIEVNRKMLADLAVTDEKGFASLVEQAKAALK